The Girardinichthys multiradiatus isolate DD_20200921_A chromosome 9, DD_fGirMul_XY1, whole genome shotgun sequence genome segment aagaataTCTGATGACATGTTAACAGTcttaaaaaagtattcatactctgaacgttttgacattttgtcacattacaatgaAACTTCAATCTGTTTATTACTATTTATATGCGATAGACCAACACTGTGTAGTGTGTgattgtaaagtgaaagaaaaatgttaaatgttttagtttgttttaaacaagTGTGACTAACTTTCTCCCTGCTGTGTCTCCTGTGTTCGTGACATAGTTTCGTGACTAATACACCTCTGAGGtcatcacagaacagctggatttaaactgagattaaattacacacagactctGTTCACTAAATATGTAgaacaaaatattgactcaggggcTGAATccaaatgtatgccacacttcAGATCTTTACttgtaaacaattttaaaaaccatgtatctgtTCCATCCACTTTGAAATTAGGCACCAATCATaatatacattgaagtttgtggttgcactGTGACTAAATCTGACAAACTTCATCCTTCGCCTCACCTATTCCTTCTGAAACTGGATTAAAGTTAATCAGATATGGTTTGCTAATTACGTCTCTATGGCAACAAAAGCAAACAACACATCAACTAAATCTGATTCAGATGGCAACAAATGCCAATACTGAACAGTGAATGTGAAATTCTGACCCTAAATCCCCCTAATCAGATCTGTGGATATTTCAAATCACAGAAAAAGTCTAAAACCCACAGCATCAAAGAGTAATATTAAGAAACAAGTTTGTGCCTAACTTCTCTTccgcatttaaataaaatacaaatttgctTTGGCACCCATGTATTATACTAGAATATAAATTTCCCTGTGTGGCTGAAAATGATATGTGTGATGTGGTTTTGTGAGGGAGTTGAGGAAATCCAATGCTTGATGCAGAGCTGGGACTTCACCTGAATCTCCAGCTCAGAGATCTGTTGCTGAAGCTCCGCCATAGCAGCAATGTTGTCAGCTTCCCTCAACCTCACAGCCATCACATCTTCCTTACTCTGCAAAAAACGTTAGCTCTTTAGTTTAACATGtcacatgtatttttttttcccgGGTTCACGGGTTGAACTTCACAGTTTACACCACAACTGAGCTGTGGTGGCTTGCCCCAGCAGATGCAGAACTAAAAGATGGTTTGTACCTTGCATTCAATCTCAGCTTGCCTCCTCTTGATTGCTTGCAGCTGCACATGCAGATCCTTGTTTTGGGTTGTCAGTGTCTGCACACGGTCCTGGAGGCAGCGGCTCTCCTGTTCAGCCCGTCGTAGCTGGTTACTATGAATCTGATTCTGGAGCAGCagacaggaaaaaaatacattacgAATAATTTTACAGACCTACTTTTTGAGTTCAACGAGACATTCAACTAATTCTGGATTAGAAAAGTGCAGACCATCAATCAAAGTTCAACGAAGAAGAAAACTGCTGCCCTCTTAAGGTGACTGTTTAACATTACAACCTGTGGCTTTTCAAACGAGCTATAACAGGGCACATGTTAGTTATTATACCTTGCTTAAATTACAGTAAATAAAAGTaagcaaagaagaaaacaaatggaTAAAGAAGGGGATAAAAAGTGTGGACAGAAAGATGTAAGCTCTGACCTGAGTCTccatctccagcagcctatgtCGAGTTTCTCTTAGCTCTGCCTGGACCTCAGCTTCCCGCAGCCTCACGCTCATAAGCTCGTCCTGCAGTTCACTCAGCGTGTTCTTTTTGGGGGTGTCCTTCCAGCGACTAGCTGTGCGTGCCAGGTGGCGCTGAGGAAACGGGTCACAGTCAGTCTTTTTTAGCAACACCACACAGGGTTTCTAGATAAAATACACTGCTTCTCCAGACCAGCTGGAGTTCACACCAGAGATTTCAgtccatttttaataaaattataaagCATCAATAAAAAAGTTTTCCAGCTTGAGATATAAAACCAGTAAAAACCAGAGactggagggatggatggataaaattaatgaataaaaGGATGGATTCAACTTTAAGACTACGGAATTGGGAATAATCAATAtcaatatttttccaaactgcatttttataattatccagacctggaaattacttaaattccagacttttccagatggcAAGAAACCCTTACCTGATAAACTAAAGCACATTCAACTGTGCAATATGATGTGCATGTCCATGTATTGATTACATTGTAAATGAGCAGCTACTAGAATTCTGGactttttaaatcagttttgttttgcccAGCTGTACTCTAGGCTCTTACACAACTGCTCACCTGCCAGTGCTCTTCCAGATCTCTAACTTGTTGTCTCAGTTCTTTCAATCCAGTCAGAGCCTCTGCTTCCCTCAGCTTTACTCCGATTAGCTCCTCTTGGAGTCGCGCCACATTAGTGTCATCTGGCAGTGAGGAGTTCCTCTAGAAAATGTTTAGACGTTCATGTTCCAAATACGAATGAAACAAGGGAAAGCGAGTTCGGTAATGAATAAGAATGTGTGCGCCTACACCACCACACATGCAACAACTTACCTTCTCCATATCAAGGATCTTATCTTGCATGTCTTTGAGCGCACACTGGGActctgcctcctttagccggGCCCGGACTAGCTCTTTCTCCAGCTGCAGAACGGACTCCTCAGAGAACCGAGGGGGTCCCTTCTACAACCAAACAGGACAACAGTAAGAACAAACAGCAAAGTGTCGCTGAAAGACGTTTATACTCGTGAGTACTCACTGCAGACAAAATGAAATACCCTCAtgccccccccccaaaaaaaataaacctagTTTATTAAATAGCATCAGTCCAATCAATACATTTACTCTCAATGCCTGTTCAGTGTTTTGCCTTTCAAATCACATTATTAATTCATGTCCATTCATTGTTAAACATGACAGAAAATTATGTAAAACAGTGTAATGCCAGCACATAATCGTGTGGAATCCAAACATGAATAATTAACGACGTTAGCCCAACAGATATGAGCAGAGAGGGTTCTGAGAGCAGGGGCCTGTGTGGAACCCCCCAGCTTCAGAGAAAGCTGCTTACAAATTCATGAACACAACAGTAAatggtgacaaaatgtgtagaCCTGTCTGTACCCATCTGAATTCATGCATGCCAAAGCAGACCACTGCCTAAAACCACAGGGCAAGGTGAGAAGAGAAAAGCCCTAATTGGCCGCAGCCTGGGATTAGTCCAGGGCTGACATATAGTAACCTCGAAACTGAATACAGATGTGCGCCACCCTTTTAAAATGTCtatttctagaaaaaaaaaaggataacgatgtatcattttcctttggccactttgtgttggtcaatcacataaaaatgcattgaagtttatggttgGAATGTGACCAACTGTAAAACGTTTatagggtgtgaatacttttgtaaagcaTCATATGCTTGTTTGGGATAAAGAGAAAACTCTAGCAGCCAAATCAGGGTTTCTAAATGAGTAGACTGATTAAGTAACTACGTGTGCTTTGTTTAATAGACAAGGTACAATTAAGAACATCGTCAGGAAGAAAAACCCCAAGcagacattaaaaaaatacataatcaGTGTTTCTGGAGATCTGAAGAGCCCTTATTGATGATTGATAACTGTGTAGAAGAGGCAATATGTAGAAAAGCTTGTTGAACCTTTATTGCCAGGTGGACATGCCATATATTGTTGTATGAACCTTTAATTGTTCTGAAATGTGCTAATTATGATGCATCACATTCATCTAAGAGAAAAGATCAGCGCAGGCCTAAAGCCACACCTCACACACAGTTTTGAGCTGTTTCCTACACCTAACGCTATGGATCCTGTCACATACTCAGCGGGACCTGTGCCACTAGCGACCTGCCAGCGAGGTTATCCGTCCCCCTCCTTACCGCTtgtggctgctgctgctgctgaagctgCCCGATGGTTTTCTTGGCCTGCTCCAGCTGAGCAGTGGCCTCCTCGCACTGCTGTTTGACTGTGGCCAGCTCCCGCTTGACCAGGTAGTTTTCCTCTGCCTCTTGGGCTCGAGTCACTTGTCCCTTTGGACATAAGCAACCGAGGAGGAGTGGAATGAGTACGAGAAGAAGTGAAACCAAAAGGTGGAATGGGTGGGCAAATCAGACAAGAAGTAGGAACGGCCTTTCATGCTTGTTTTAACACTAGCAACTATAATTGTTGTTAACTCTGTTTGTTAGCTTTGCTCAGATTGAtttgtaattgttttgtttggtcCAACATGCCATAATGTGGAGTTTCATGCACTGAATGAACAATGTTATCAGATGCAATGTGATATATTTCTTCATTCATTAGATGCTGATCGGTAACTGTCCATAATTTAGCTGAAGGTATGCATGCggtgcaaaacaaaaagagggaAAGACAAAGGAAAGCTATGAAGAGAAAATAAGGAGTATACCTGAATCAATCTATCTGCCAAGGAAGCACTTTCCTacaaaacagaaatatcaaCAGAGACAACAGAGAGAGACAATCCAAAGGACAGTTAAAGCACACAAAAGAACAACTGATTGTTTCAAAGAAGAAATGCAATGTTCACTTTCTCCCAGGAACCATTGTTTAGTGACAAAACGATAAGGCTTAAACATCAAGGTAGAAAAGGAACATTGCATGCAGGTTCGGTGAAAAAAAGTAGAACTAAGCTTGTGACAAAGTGAAGaaatgagtggttctgcaaACAAACGTTTTTAATGTGGTTAAAGGTGAAAGGGAAGAATGCTACAAAACCTACAGCAAATATTAGAGTAGGTTCAACTGAGCAGAAGCACTGCGTATCATCCaagtttagatttattttggcTTCTGTTAGTGACAAGTAGAAACAAATAGTCCAGTGTTGCATGTCATGTCAGAGACAAGTCAAAGAGCAGCAGCTTTGTGCTGATCTCCGTGTAGGTCCCTGCAGGAAGCAGCAGCCTAGCACACACCAGTTATTCACATCAGACCTCATGCATGGTATAGCGTTAGTGCCTGTTCAGACATTGTGGTGAGGAACAatacaacagtgacacctggcaGGCAGTGCTTTGAGTCACCTTCAACATCAAGCGGCGTCATTCACATTCCACATGAGCCTTATACAGTCTCTGTTTCAGTTAGTAATGTCAGGGGAGACTTTCAAGATTATATCTATGGAAAAACCTGAGCTTTAAAGATGGTTGCCATGACAACCCGAAGAGGAAATTCAATATTCTCAATTGATTTACAGATGAGCAAATCCACAGTTCATCTCAACATGGTACCATAAAAACAAGCCTCCACTGTGTGTGTAACACAGCCACGTTAGTGCAAGAACAGGCTCCATTATAAAGAGGGATGCATGATGTATGAACAAAGGTAGATGGATTAAAGCAAAACTAAAGAGAAAGGAGAAGTGTGTGTTTTGTCTGGAGACGAAGCACCGTGATGTGCTGTGATGAACTCACTTTTTCCAGTGTGTCTATCCTCTGTTTCAGGAGTCTGTTCTCTGTCCGCAGTCTCTGAAAATCAATTTAGAAACCACATCAGACAGAAATACAACTGATACAACCATTAACCACAACAAGGGACTGACAGGTGAAATGAATCAGAGCGCCTCTACCCCTTTACAATTACAATATtattacattacaaccaaaaagtCCAATGTATTCAACAGACTGGTCCTTTAAGTCAGATTACCAAGAAGAAAGCCGTTGTTGAAAgtgccataagaagtcctgtttacagtttgccGTGTAGGGGACACAGTAAGCAGGTGAAAGAAGGTGccctggtcagatgaggccaaaactgaactttatgGCCAACCTGCagacgtgtggcagaaaacgaaCACTTCACAATACACTGAATgtcatggtaaaacatggtggtggccgaatcatgctgtgggcaaaacgttttttcagcagggacagggaagctgatcagagttgatggaaaggtggatggagataaatacagggcaattctgGTATAGGCTGCAAAAGTCTTGATATTGGGGTGAatcttcaccttccagcaggacaacaatccaAGACATACAGCAACTGCTTTGTATCGATGTTTTTCTAACATTGCAGTGGCAACTATTGGCTGCTTTGTGCAAAATAACACAGGAGAAACGGTGTACATGTAGGCTGTCAGAGGTGCGCAGTGCCCAGCCTCGTGCTCTGGATCGTTTGCTAGCGACATCCTACACAcgtgtatttaaaggaaaattcCTGACTGGCGCAGTCAtgtatttggaaaacaattgtATTCAGACGGGATCGTGTTAAGAGGATCCACTGTACagtaaaaatacacacacacacacttgttttgctaaatgtagtgaggaccatgtgttgactcccattgattttcagtcattttcaaccctttttaTGCCCTAACCcagacaataaccctaaacctaaccattaccagtgcatgcctaaccctaaccttaaccaaAGTCAagtcacaccttagtcctaaacctaagcgttagcaaaataggtcgtgaggaccagcaaaatgtcctcactttggtacaaatggtcctcaaattgatggtgaaatcggggaaatggttctcactgtgatgccaagacaggaacacacacacacacctttatcTCTACTTGTTCTtccatctcctttgttttgatTGTAGTGTAATCCTTCTCTAACCTGGAAAGGAATAGACAAAATACATCATTATTTATCAAATGTGTGGACTGCTCTATTGAGACAATACACAGTGAGGCATTTCTTTAATAACAGAAATATAGACATATagcataatgtttttcattgacAGCCTGTAGTTTTTCAAGCATTTACCTAAATATTGCTGCTCTGCGCAGCTTATAGTTTAACATGTTGTGTTATTGATAATTAGAGATCTGTAAACAGAAAGTTAAACTAATCTGATCAGAACAGTTTAAAAGATGACAGCAGTGcttactttttcattttcttggcGTTGTATTTAACTTGATAGGCAGCCTGGATGACCTTATCTGGTCCACTGTCAAACTGATGTGGGATGACCCTTTGGAAGtgctgaaacagaaaaaagaaagagaggCAGGGTGACTGTGCTGCCTGTTGTTTGGTACACCAGTGCTTAACTTCCTTGCATTTCATCCACAGTTGGCATATCCACACTTAGGACACATGTATCAATTAACTGGGTGTGGTGGAACTTCCTTCTGGGAACGAAGTGTAAAAAGCAATTGAAATCTGAGCCAACTGAGTCAGGAGTGACACTATGACAATATACCTGTAACATTCCCTCCATATCGAGCTGGATGAGTTCAGCCTGGTTCATCTGAAGGATGGCCAGCCCCACACGGAAAACAATCTCCAAACCCTGAAAACAGATCAGCTAGAATCAGATGGGAAAGCTCTGCATGCTGTGAACTGAATTATATAGAGACTGAGCCTTAAACTGTTCAAGTGGCCATGGTAAGTCTATTGTGATGTTACAGTTCTCCAGCAGGTGGCAGTAAAGCATTACTCTTCTTCTAACATTAACCTTacttaacatgttttttatgaGATTGTCTTTAAACTCGTCcaaaatttctgttttaatgcaAAACAACACTTGGATCTAAGTCAAAAAGTCAAAGTGCTGTGAGAATTATTTTCTCAAACATTGAAGTAGAATGAAACTCCAGTACACTGAATACCAGAAGCCATTAATTAACTGGCACCATATCTTACTGAAGGTGGGTAGTCGCTGGTTTTAACTGACCTCACACATAAAGATATCAAAAATCCTTGTGGCTACAGGCAAGGGAAAGGAGGTGAGGAAGATGGTGAGGAACCAGGATGAGGCATACATAGAAGTGTGAAAGCTCTGAGCCTGGAAATGCACATGCAGCTCTGGGAGTTGCTCCTGGAAATtcacaaaattttaaaacattaaatccGAACAATAGTTTTTGGACGGATTGTTCTCTCTTTAACAGTGTGTTCTAGACGACGTGTCTACCTGGATCATGCTCTCAAACTGGTACATGCACAGTCCCAGCTCAGCCATACTGGGTTTGAAGAGCTCTCGTAACCTGTAGTCCTGCATGAgcttcacaaacacacagaatgCTTCTTCTTCTGGCATCTAGAAGAAATGAGACACATAAATCAACATCTGAGGAATCTTTGCTAACAGGTGAGCTGCAAGGCTACTTCAAGCATAGAGTATTTTTAGCAGTGGTATTACCTGCATGAGCAGCAAACCGACAATGAATGCGCTTCCTTGACAGTAGCCAACCTCACGATCCACCAGAGAATAGGCCTAAGGTAAGAAAGATAAATCTTAGATTAAACAAATATCAACAGAATAACTTTTTTGTACaaacgtttttttatttattctaactACGGCTTTCTGTACAAGTTACCCAAATAACTGGTTCCTCAGGCATACCTTCATGACATTGAAGAGCACCTCCTGACCCAGGCTGTCCTTCTCCTTGAAGAACTCATGTTCAGGATAAGTGCGAGCGATGTCTCTGCGTATTAGCTTCTCGCACGGCGATGTCATCTTAAGGAGTTCTGAGTACTGATCTTTGATGGGCATATTCTGGGCATTACACAACAACTGCCACACAATTGCCCGAAAGTGGTGGGGAATCCCTTTTCTAACCAGATCCTGcacaatgacaaaaaaagaaaattgcagaATTTCATTACTGTGGAATTTCAAAATGTGGGTGGCAGGTGAGGTTGATGTATCCATTTTATCTAAATATGCACCAAGAAATCAGCTGGTGACCAAAATCTGACAATTTTCAGCTCGACTGGCCCAGACCAGTGACTAGCTGGTCAGTAAATCCTAAAAACTAGTCCAAAGTTCTACCGGGTTGCTCAGACAACAAccctcttcagtgtggaagttgttactgaagaaaaaagacattttagtaTCAGTAAGTCTGTTCAAaataaagtcagaggaagcacatgAAAGGAAAATCATAATCTACTACATGTTGGGACATTTCTGAGGTTTTATTTAGACTGAGAGGGAAACTTTCAGCAGGtaccaggaaggctgaacagagTACACCAAAGCTgcttttttatccttttgagtATTCATGTCATGTCATGGAACATGCTGAGTTTTGGGCATGTCAGCAAATTCTTAGAAATCACGAATATAGGGCAAGAATTTacattctcctgaatatacacAGAGACAGCTGTTATATGGCATGTTATATGACATGGCTAGTCTCTCTAACTGCTAATATACGTTgctaaagatattttaaaatatcaaccctaaatcattttatatttgtttcaaaACATTGTTAAAACGATGTTTTACAGCACACTGCCACAGATACAGCGACGATGCTTCTGCTCTGGATATAAACAGCTAGTGCCCACTAGGGCTAGAGGgccagaaaatgtgttttaatgctGTCCCTATGCTATCTTAGAATATAGAGAATATACATtcagaaaaatctaaatctacCTCAATAGATATGGGCAGCTCAAAGCTTCACAAAAAGCAGACATTGAAAACTGGccacaaactgtttttttttgttttatgggaTTTTCACCAGTAACGTagtgttaaaacaacaaatataagAACATTTAAGACATTTCACTGAAATAAAGCAGGTTTATGTTTCTGAACAAAGAGAGCTGAATCTGTTTCTCCCAAGAAAGCTCCCCTGAAAGGAATCTATGTGACCCAACACCAGCAGCGGGCGCTTTGAACCctgaaaaagttttgttttcctgctgcACTGTTTATTAT includes the following:
- the evi5b gene encoding ecotropic viral integration site 5 protein isoform X2, with the protein product MASQVATPTSLQTPATSSSTSLSSPALSPSSPAQLSPDDVELLAKLEEQNRLLETDSKSLRSMNGSRRNSGSSLVSSSSASSNLSHLEEDTWILWGRIVNEWEEVRKKKEKQLKDLVRKGIPHHFRAIVWQLLCNAQNMPIKDQYSELLKMTSPCEKLIRRDIARTYPEHEFFKEKDSLGQEVLFNVMKAYSLVDREVGYCQGSAFIVGLLLMQMPEEEAFCVFVKLMQDYRLRELFKPSMAELGLCMYQFESMIQEQLPELHVHFQAQSFHTSMYASSWFLTIFLTSFPLPVATRIFDIFMCEGLEIVFRVGLAILQMNQAELIQLDMEGMLQHFQRVIPHQFDSGPDKVIQAAYQVKYNAKKMKKLEKDYTTIKTKEMEEQVEIKRLRTENRLLKQRIDTLEKGQVTRAQEAEENYLVKRELATVKQQCEEATAQLEQAKKTIGQLQQQQQPQAKGPPRFSEESVLQLEKELVRARLKEAESQCALKDMQDKILDMEKRNSSLPDDTNVARLQEELIGVKLREAEALTGLKELRQQVRDLEEHWQRHLARTASRWKDTPKKNTLSELQDELMSVRLREAEVQAELRETRHRLLEMETQNQIHSNQLRRAEQESRCLQDRVQTLTTQNKDLHVQLQAIKRRQAEIECKSKEDVMAVRLREADNIAAMAELQQQISELEIQKEERKVQGQLNHTDSSQYIRDLKDQIAELKQEICCLKGQRGLVSQPTFDGIHIVNHFMMGVSESYQSSDDDGVKDPNLQNPQQRSGRRIKLHPKLEDTDSDDDDGEALRLSVPQSKSTTV
- the evi5b gene encoding ecotropic viral integration site 5 protein homolog isoform X3: MASQVATPTSLQTPATSSSTSLSSPALSPSSPAQLSPDDVELLAKLEEQNRLLETDSKSLRSMNGSRRNSGSSLVSSSSASSNLSHLEEDTWILWGRIVNEWEEVRKKKEKQLKDLVRKGIPHHFRAIVWQLLCNAQNMPIKDQYSELLKMTSPCEKLIRRDIARTYPEHEFFKEKDSLGQEVLFNVMKAYSLVDREVGYCQGSAFIVGLLLMQMPEEEAFCVFVKLMQDYRLRELFKPSMAELGLCMYQFESMIQEQLPELHVHFQAQSFHTSMYASSWFLTIFLTSFPLPVATRIFDIFMCEGLEIVFRVGLAILQMNQAELIQLDMEGMLQHFQRVIPHQFDSGPDKVIQAAYQVKYNAKKMKKLEKDYTTIKTKEMEEQVEIKRLRTENRLLKQRIDTLEKKGPPRFSEESVLQLEKELVRARLKEAESQCALKDMQDKILDMEKRNSSLPDDTNVARLQEELIGVKLREAEALTGLKELRQQVRDLEEHWQRHLARTASRWKDTPKKNTLSELQDELMSVRLREAEVQAELRETRHRLLEMETQNQIHSNQLRRAEQESRCLQDRVQTLTTQNKDLHVQLQAIKRRQAEIECKSKEDVMAVRLREADNIAAMAELQQQISELEIQKEERKVQGQLNHTDSSQYIRDLKDQIAELKQEICCLKGQRGLVSQPTFDGIHIVNHFMMGVSESYQSSDDDGVKDPNLQNPQQRSGRRIKLHPKLEDTDSDDDDGEALRLSVPQSKSTTV
- the evi5b gene encoding ecotropic viral integration site 5 protein isoform X4 produces the protein MNGSRRNSGSSLVSSSSASSNLSHLEEDTWILWGRIVNEWEEVRKKKEKQLKDLVRKGIPHHFRAIVWQLLCNAQNMPIKDQYSELLKMTSPCEKLIRRDIARTYPEHEFFKEKDSLGQEVLFNVMKAYSLVDREVGYCQGSAFIVGLLLMQMPEEEAFCVFVKLMQDYRLRELFKPSMAELGLCMYQFESMIQEQLPELHVHFQAQSFHTSMYASSWFLTIFLTSFPLPVATRIFDIFMCEGLEIVFRVGLAILQMNQAELIQLDMEGMLQHFQRVIPHQFDSGPDKVIQAAYQVKYNAKKMKKLEKDYTTIKTKEMEEQVEIKRLRTENRLLKQRIDTLEKESASLADRLIQGQVTRAQEAEENYLVKRELATVKQQCEEATAQLEQAKKTIGQLQQQQQPQAKGPPRFSEESVLQLEKELVRARLKEAESQCALKDMQDKILDMEKRNSSLPDDTNVARLQEELIGVKLREAEALTGLKELRQQVRDLEEHWQRHLARTASRWKDTPKKNTLSELQDELMSVRLREAEVQAELRETRHRLLEMETQNQIHSNQLRRAEQESRCLQDRVQTLTTQNKDLHVQLQAIKRRQAEIECKSKEDVMAVRLREADNIAAMAELQQQISELEIQKEERKVQGQLNHTDSSQYIRDLKDQIAELKQEICCLKGQRGLVSQPTFDGIHIVNHFMMGVSESYQSSDDDGVKDPNLQNPQQRSGRRIKLHPKLEDTDSDDDDGEALRLSVPQSKSTTV
- the evi5b gene encoding EVI5-like protein isoform X1, encoding MASQVATPTSLQTPATSSSTSLSSPALSPSSPAQLSPDDVELLAKLEEQNRLLETDSKSLRSMNGSRRNSGSSLVSSSSASSNLSHLEEDTWILWGRIVNEWEEVRKKKEKQLKDLVRKGIPHHFRAIVWQLLCNAQNMPIKDQYSELLKMTSPCEKLIRRDIARTYPEHEFFKEKDSLGQEVLFNVMKAYSLVDREVGYCQGSAFIVGLLLMQMPEEEAFCVFVKLMQDYRLRELFKPSMAELGLCMYQFESMIQEQLPELHVHFQAQSFHTSMYASSWFLTIFLTSFPLPVATRIFDIFMCEGLEIVFRVGLAILQMNQAELIQLDMEGMLQHFQRVIPHQFDSGPDKVIQAAYQVKYNAKKMKKLEKDYTTIKTKEMEEQVEIKRLRTENRLLKQRIDTLEKESASLADRLIQGQVTRAQEAEENYLVKRELATVKQQCEEATAQLEQAKKTIGQLQQQQQPQAKGPPRFSEESVLQLEKELVRARLKEAESQCALKDMQDKILDMEKRNSSLPDDTNVARLQEELIGVKLREAEALTGLKELRQQVRDLEEHWQRHLARTASRWKDTPKKNTLSELQDELMSVRLREAEVQAELRETRHRLLEMETQNQIHSNQLRRAEQESRCLQDRVQTLTTQNKDLHVQLQAIKRRQAEIECKSKEDVMAVRLREADNIAAMAELQQQISELEIQKEERKVQGQLNHTDSSQYIRDLKDQIAELKQEICCLKGQRGLVSQPTFDGIHIVNHFMMGVSESYQSSDDDGVKDPNLQNPQQRSGRRIKLHPKLEDTDSDDDDGEALRLSVPQSKSTTV